The following proteins come from a genomic window of Populus alba chromosome 12, ASM523922v2, whole genome shotgun sequence:
- the LOC118044665 gene encoding CBS domain-containing protein CBSCBSPB5, with product MASQGSSTRKSMSSSSFHGRKKANEGGGGPDASRKSLTASRSMGLTGERTVKRLRLSKALTVPESTSIYEACCRMAARRVDALLLTDSNALLCGILTDKDLASRVIAPEVNLEETPVSKVMTRNPVFVLSDTLAVEALQKMVQGKFRHLPVVENGEVIALLDIAKCLYDAIARMERAAEKGKAIAAAVEGVEKNWGTSISVPNTFIETLRERMFRPALSTIIPENSKVVTVSPSETVLVVTKKMLESRSGCAVVTVDEKPRGIFTSKDILMRVIAQNLPPDSTLVEKVMTPNPECATIDTPIVDALHTMHDGKFLHLPVVDRDGNIVAVIDVIHITHAAVTTVGNATGANNETASTMMQKFWDSAMAMSPNDDEDETRSEGSLKMASEGTETARSLLYPSSGLPNNFSFKIEDKKGRMHRFTCETRSLTDLITSILQRLGDDINRNNLPQILYEDEDHDKVVLASDGDLTTAVEHARSAGLKGLRLHLDYTGTRRRRGSSSESLDYAQADAWASAYSAVAAGAALVAGLGVLAYLRRSGY from the exons ATGGCCAGCCAAGGAAGTTCGACGAGGAAAAGCATGTCGTCTTCGTCGTTTCATGGAAGGAAAAAAGCTAACGAGGGAGGAGGAGGTCCTGATGCTTCTAGGAAATCTCTCACTGCTTCGCGCTCTAT GGGACTAACTGGAGAGCGCACGGTAAAACGGCTGCGCTTGTCAAAGGCCTTGACAGTTCCTGAGAGCACAAGCATTTATGAGGCTTGCTGTCGGATGGCTGCTCGTAGAGTTGATGCCTTATTGCTCACCGACTCTAATGCGTTACTTTGTGGAATCCTTACAGATAAG GATTTAGCTTCAAGAGTAATTGCTCCTGAGGTCAATCTTGAGGAGACACCTGTTTCTAAAGTTATGACCAGGAACCCTGTTTTTGTTCTCTCTGACACTCTTGCTGTGGAAGCTCTCCAGAAGATGGTTCAAG GAAAATTCAGACATTTGCCTGTTGTCGAGAATGGAGAGGTTATTGCCTTACTGGACATAGCGAAGTGTTTATATGACGCTATTGCTCGTATGGAAAGGGCTGCAGAAAAAGGAAAAGCCATTGCTGCAGCTGTCGAAGGTGTTGAAAAAAATTGGGGGACATCCATATCTG TACCCAATACATTCATTGAGACACTTCGAGAGCGAATGTTTAGGCCTGCTTTGTCTACTATAATACCGGAGAATTCAAA GGTTGTAACTGTATCACCATCAGAAACTGTTTTGGTGGTGACAAAGAAGATGCTTGAATCTCGATCAGGCTGTGCAGTAGTGACTGTTGATGAAAAACCCCGAGGAATTTTTAC TTCTAAAGATATCTTGATGCGAGTAATAGCACAAAATCTTCCTCCAGATTCAACTCTTGTAGAGAAG GTCATGACTCCCAACCCAGAATGTGCAACAATTGATACACCAATTGTTGATGCGCTGCACACCATGCATGATGGGAAATTCTTGCACCTTCCTGTGGTAGATAGAG ATGGGAACATAGTTGCTGTCATTGATGTGATTCATATCACTCATGCTGCAGTCACCACA GTTGGGAATGCTACTGGAGCAAATAATGAGACTGCAAGCACTATGATGCAGAAGTTTTGGGATTCTGCCATGGCTATGAGTCCTAATGATGACGAGGATGAGACGCGGAG TGAAGGTTCCTTGAAAATGGCTTCTGAAGGGACAGAGACGGCGAGATCTCTGCTCTATCCATCATCAGGGTTGCCAAAcaacttttcatttaaaattgaaGACAAAAAAGGTCGAATGCACAGATTTACTTGTG AGACCCGAAGTCTGACCGATCTAATAACTTCAATCCTTCAGAGGCTAGGGGATGATATTAACCGCAACAACTTACCTCAAATTCTG TATGAAGATGAAGACCATGACAAAGTTGTTCTGGCATCAGATGGTGACCTCACTACGGCTGTAGAGCATGCAAGATCAGCTGGTTTGAAG GGTTTGAGATTGCACTTAGATTATACAGGCACACGCCGAAGGAGAGGTTCTAGTTCAGAAAGTCTTGATTATGCTCAAGCAGATGCATGGGCTTCTGCATACAGTGCTGTTGCTGCAGGTGCTGCTCTTGTTGCTGGGTTAGGCGTGTTAGCATACTTAAGGAGATCTGGTTACTGA
- the LOC118044664 gene encoding uncharacterized protein, whose protein sequence is MADWGPVIIAVVLFVLLVPGLLFQIPGRNRVVEFGNMQTSGASIVVHTIIYFGLITIFLIAIGVHIYAG, encoded by the coding sequence ATGGCAGACTGGGGGCCGGTGATAATAGCGGTGGTGCTGTTTGTGCTGTTAGTACCAGGGCTGTTATTCCAGATACCTGGAAGGAACAGGGTGGTTGAGTTTGGCAATATGCAGACGAGTGGTGCTTCTATTGTTGTCCacactattatttattttggcctCATCACTATCTTCCTTATTGCCATTGGTGTTCACATCTATGCTGGCTAG